In the Danio rerio strain Tuebingen ecotype United States chromosome 8, GRCz12tu, whole genome shotgun sequence genome, one interval contains:
- the zgc:77614 gene encoding uncharacterized protein LOC393868, with translation MSCVHYRFQSRLTYDSLQFEGLNISAGELKRQIMRSKRLKFCQLKISNAQTDEEYTDDALIPKNTSVIIRRIPAAGLKSSNRRFVGHQAGRWREPSPRADPSLLSLEQLLKTENLAEAKASEEDKLKAVMYQSSLCYYSSRAAAPRRTSASGRAQGFPAASCWRWTTQTERES, from the exons atgtcttgtgttcactacaggttccagagtcgactcacctacgactcgctccagtttgaaggcctcaacatcagcgcgggggagctgaagcggcagatcatgaggagcaagaggctgaagttctgccagctgaagatcagcaacgcccagactgatgaag aatacacagatgatgctctcatccctaaaaacacgtcggtcatcatcagacggatccctgcggcgggactgaagtcctcaaacagaagatttgttgg acatcaagctggacgctggcgtgaaccttcacctagagctgatccttcactcctctcactggagcagttgttgaag actgagaatctggctgaggcaaaggcgtcagaggaggacaagctgaaagcggtgatgtaccagtccagcctgtgctactactccagcag ggcagccgctccgcgccgcacaagcgcatccggaagagcacagggattccccgcagcttcctgttggaggtggacgacccagaccgaaagggagtcatga
- the zgc:77614 gene encoding uncharacterized protein isoform X1 — protein MSCVHYRFQSRLTYDSLQFEGLNISAGELKRQIMRSKRLKFCQLKISNAQTDEEYTDDALIPKNTSVIIRRIPAAGLKSSNRRFVGHQAGRWREPSPRADPSLLSLEQLLKTENLAEAKASEEDKLKAVMYQSSLCYYSSSEAMRLLGIPGHHIRHCPTNVGSRSAPHKRIRKSTGIPRSFLLEVDDPDRKGVMIDGSGRYVIPIIDAEAYAAEKRKRPSFSCQTEPLPSSSSAGAASSVRDAGGKRSRSPSSPETRGDQKRPRR, from the exons atgtcttgtgttcactacaggttccagagtcgactcacctacgactcgctccagtttgaaggcctcaacatcagcgcgggggagctgaagcggcagatcatgaggagcaagaggctgaagttctgccagctgaagatcagcaacgcccagactgatgaag aatacacagatgatgctctcatccctaaaaacacgtcggtcatcatcagacggatccctgcggcgggactgaagtcctcaaacagaagatttgttgg acatcaagctggacgctggcgtgaaccttcacctagagctgatccttcactcctctcactggagcagttgttgaag actgagaatctggctgaggcaaaggcgtcagaggaggacaagctgaaagcggtgatgtaccagtccagcctgtgctactactccagcag tgaggccatgaggctgcttgggatcccgggacaccacattaggcactgccccactaatgtg ggcagccgctccgcgccgcacaagcgcatccggaagagcacagggattccccgcagcttcctgttggaggtggacgacccagaccgaaagggagtcatgatagacggcagcggcagatacgtcattcccatcatagacgc tgaggcctatgctgctgagaagagaaagaggccgtccttctcctgccagaccgagcctttgccctcctcgtcctcagcaggtgcggcatcttcggtccgggacgccggagggaaacggtcccgctccccatcttcaccagagacgcgcggcgaccagaagagaccacgtcgctga
- the si:busm1-37i06.3 gene encoding uncharacterized protein isoform X1 — translation MSCVHYRFQSRLTYDSLQFEGLNISAGELKRQIMRSKRLKFCQLKISNAQTDEEYTDDALIPKNTSVIIRRIPAAGLKSSNRRFVGHQAGRWREPSPRADPSLLSLEQLLKTENLAEAKASEEDKLKAVMYQSSLCYYSSSEAMRLLGIPGHHIRHCPTNVGSRSAPHKRIRKSTGIPRSFLLEVDDPDRKGVMIDGSGRYVIPIIDAEAYAAEKRKRPSFSCQTEPLPSSSSAGAASSVRDAGGKRSRSPSSPETRGDQKRPRR, via the exons atgtcttgtgttcactacaggttccagagtcgactcacctacgactcgctccagtttgaaggcctcaacatcagcgcgggggagctgaagcggcagatcatgaggagcaagaggctgaagttctgccagctgaagatcagcaacgcccagactgatgaag aatacacagatgatgctctcatccctaaaaacacgtcggtcatcatcagacggatccctgcggcgggactgaagtcctcaaacagaagatttgttgg acatcaagctggacgctggcgtgaaccttcacctagagctgatccttcactcctctcactggagcagttgttgaag actgagaatctggctgaggcaaaggcgtcagaggaggacaagctgaaagcggtgatgtaccagtccagcctgtgctactactccagcag tgaggccatgaggctgcttgggatcccgggacaccacattaggcactgccccactaatgtg ggcagccgctccgcgccgcacaagcgcatccggaagagcacagggattccccgcagcttcctgttggaggtggacgacccagaccgaaagggagtcatgatagacggcagcggccgatacgtcattcccatcatagacgc tgaggcctatgctgctgagaagagaaagaggccgtccttctcctgccagaccgagcctttgccctcctcgtcctcagcaggtgcggcatcttcggtccgggacgccggagggaaacggtcccgctccccatcttcaccagagacgcgcggcgaccagaagagaccacgtcgctga